A genomic segment from Flavobacterium sp. 9R encodes:
- a CDS encoding glyceraldehyde-3-phosphate dehydrogenase, translating into MSTTQLYEKEVTLQADRRRSGVELIKIISDLWYDKSIELVLFRNHLIDRNVSEILNLHEYAGEFVGKPISISDSVEIASVILSLDLPPSKLDIGKLTYEYGLLDEKYPDARHFVIDKLKEAKTSDEIQPKDVVLYGFGRIGRLLARELMSKTGKGDQMRLRAIVTRDKNDATSLEKRASLLRYDSIHGDFNGSVIADPANNALIINGTTVHMITANTPEEIDYTAYNIDNALVIDNTGAFTTQEALSRHLTSKGTDKVLLTAPGKGVPNIVHGVNQNEYNPDEVNIFSAASCTTNAITPILKAIEDTLGVVKGHLETIHAYTNDQNLVDNMHKKYRRGRAAALNMVITETGAGSAVAKALPSLEGKLTSNAIRVPVPNGSLVVLNLEVNKATSVEGINNIMKKYALEGELVEQIKYSLNNELVSSDIVGTTAPSIYDSNATIVSKDGKNIVLYIWYDNEYGYSHQVIRLAKYISKVRRYTYY; encoded by the coding sequence ATGAGTACAACACAATTATACGAAAAAGAAGTTACGTTACAAGCCGACAGAAGACGGTCTGGAGTAGAATTAATCAAAATTATTAGCGACTTATGGTATGACAAATCCATCGAATTGGTTTTATTCAGAAACCATTTGATTGACAGAAATGTGAGCGAAATTCTAAACTTGCACGAATATGCAGGTGAATTTGTCGGAAAACCCATTTCAATTTCTGATTCTGTAGAAATCGCTAGTGTAATTCTATCTTTAGACTTACCTCCTTCTAAATTAGATATCGGAAAATTGACTTACGAATACGGTCTTTTGGACGAAAAATATCCAGACGCAAGACATTTTGTTATTGACAAATTAAAAGAAGCCAAAACAAGTGATGAAATCCAACCAAAAGATGTTGTATTGTATGGTTTTGGAAGAATTGGGCGTTTATTGGCTCGTGAGTTGATGTCCAAAACTGGCAAAGGAGACCAAATGCGTTTGAGAGCCATTGTAACTCGAGATAAAAACGATGCTACTAGCTTAGAAAAAAGAGCTTCTTTATTGCGTTACGATTCCATTCATGGCGATTTTAATGGTTCTGTTATTGCAGATCCAGCCAACAATGCATTGATCATCAACGGGACTACCGTTCATATGATTACTGCCAACACTCCAGAAGAAATTGATTATACTGCTTACAATATTGACAATGCCTTAGTAATCGACAATACTGGAGCATTCACTACTCAAGAAGCTTTGAGTCGTCATTTAACTTCAAAAGGAACTGATAAAGTATTGCTTACTGCTCCAGGAAAAGGCGTTCCGAACATCGTACACGGGGTAAACCAAAACGAATACAATCCAGATGAAGTAAATATTTTTTCTGCTGCTTCTTGCACAACTAATGCCATCACTCCAATTTTGAAAGCTATCGAAGATACTTTGGGAGTAGTAAAAGGACATTTAGAAACCATTCACGCCTACACCAACGATCAGAATTTGGTTGACAACATGCATAAAAAATACCGTCGTGGTAGAGCTGCTGCCTTAAATATGGTAATTACCGAAACAGGTGCTGGAAGTGCGGTTGCCAAAGCCTTACCGTCATTAGAAGGAAAATTAACTTCAAACGCGATTCGCGTTCCTGTTCCAAATGGTTCATTAGTGGTTTTGAATCTTGAAGTTAACAAAGCAACTTCTGTCGAAGGCATTAACAACATTATGAAAAAATACGCTTTAGAAGGCGAATTGGTAGAGCAAATCAAATACTCGTTGAACAACGAATTGGTTTCTTCGGATATTGTGGGAACTACAGCGCCTTCAATCTATGATAGCAATGCCACTATTGTTTCTAAAGACGGAAAAAACATAGTATTGTACATTTGGTACGACAACGAATACGGCTACAGCCATCAAGTAATTCGTTTGGCCAAATACATTTCAAAAGTAAGACGTTATACTTACTATTAG
- a CDS encoding trypsin-like peptidase domain-containing protein translates to MKKFSSLFLVSLLSGATTLGAYKLLFEGNGYFSNDKKDIVTVASENYGRNVGLSAEAVDFTEAADKAVHSVVHVKNVSRRTVSNPIMEFFYGYGGGQLQEQVGTGSGVIISEDGYIVTNNHVIKDASEIEITLNNKKTYAAKLIGTDSKMDIALLKITADEKLPYTVFANSDNVKVGEWVLAVGNPYNLNSTVTAGIVSAKARNLDARGIQSFIQTDAAVNPGNSGGALVNARGELIGINTMISSPTGSYTGYSFAVPSNNARKIIEDLMEFGNVQRGILGVEGRELNSPASKDLGIKETEGFYINKVSKNSGAEKAGLQKADIIVKIDNQNITSYADLSGYINTKRPNDKVVVNYIREGKNKSTTVTLSKNEYFSSEFKGIEVENIDAGDKKKFKIDYGVKIKAITNERYLQYADELQGNIILSIDNVKATNVETVSKIMKNKEEQQSIRIEMINRNGEIFRIII, encoded by the coding sequence ATGAAAAAATTTTCATCCTTATTTTTGGTATCGTTACTTAGTGGTGCTACCACTTTGGGAGCTTACAAGCTTTTATTTGAGGGCAATGGGTATTTTTCTAATGACAAAAAAGACATTGTAACAGTCGCATCAGAAAATTACGGAAGAAATGTAGGTCTCTCAGCAGAAGCAGTCGATTTTACTGAAGCAGCTGACAAAGCCGTTCACTCAGTAGTTCACGTAAAAAATGTATCTCGTAGAACCGTAAGTAATCCTATTATGGAGTTTTTCTACGGCTATGGAGGCGGACAATTACAAGAACAAGTAGGAACAGGTTCAGGAGTAATCATCTCTGAAGATGGCTATATCGTGACGAATAATCACGTAATCAAAGACGCTTCGGAAATCGAAATCACACTGAACAATAAAAAAACCTATGCAGCCAAATTAATCGGAACCGATTCTAAAATGGACATTGCTTTGTTGAAAATCACTGCCGATGAAAAATTGCCTTACACGGTTTTTGCTAACTCTGATAACGTAAAAGTAGGTGAATGGGTTTTGGCTGTTGGTAATCCTTACAACTTAAACTCAACAGTAACGGCAGGTATCGTTTCTGCCAAAGCTAGAAACTTAGATGCAAGAGGCATACAGTCGTTTATTCAAACGGATGCCGCTGTAAACCCAGGAAACTCTGGTGGTGCGCTGGTAAATGCTAGAGGAGAATTGATCGGGATCAATACGATGATTTCTTCACCAACTGGAAGTTATACGGGTTATTCTTTTGCTGTACCTTCTAATAATGCTAGAAAAATTATTGAAGATTTAATGGAATTCGGTAACGTACAACGAGGCATTCTTGGTGTAGAAGGTAGAGAATTGAATAGTCCCGCTTCTAAAGATTTGGGAATAAAAGAAACGGAAGGTTTTTACATTAATAAAGTGAGTAAAAACTCTGGAGCTGAAAAAGCAGGTTTACAAAAAGCAGATATTATAGTAAAAATTGATAATCAAAACATAACGTCGTATGCAGACTTATCAGGATACATTAATACCAAACGCCCAAATGATAAAGTAGTAGTAAACTATATTCGTGAAGGCAAAAACAAATCGACTACAGTAACCTTGAGCAAAAACGAATATTTTAGTTCTGAATTCAAAGGAATAGAGGTAGAAAATATTGATGCTGGCGACAAAAAGAAATTCAAAATTGATTATGGTGTAAAAATCAAAGCCATCACCAATGAACGTTACCTCCAATATGCCGATGAATTACAAGGCAATATCATTTTGAGTATCGACAATGTAAAAGCTACGAATGTTGAAACTGTTTCAAAAATTATGAAAAACAAGGAAGAGCAACAAAGCATCCGAATTGAAATGATTAACCGAAATGGAGAAATTTTCAGAATAATTATTTAA
- the mltG gene encoding endolytic transglycosylase MltG has translation MNVKKIISIGAVVVAAVLLVYGFVLIRQIFSANTKFSEEKVYVYVPTGSDYEAVKKLISPYVEDMKRFELVAGKTSYPENVKSGRFLLKNGMSSYDLVKTMRINDPVKLAFNNQERLENLAGRVGSQIEPDSLSLLTTFKDSTFLKENGFTEDNVFVMFIANTYEVYWNITAEKFRDKMIKEYRTFWNEKRTQQAAQQGLTPVTATILASIVHKESVKKDERPRIAGVYLNRMKQGMPLQADPTVIYALKKKSNDFNQVIKRVFYNDLFLNSPYNTYKNIGLPPGPIAMPDITALEAVLAPEKHNYIYFCASVDRFGYHEFAATLPEHNINAKKYSDWINNQGVKR, from the coding sequence TTGAACGTAAAAAAAATCATTTCAATTGGAGCTGTAGTAGTTGCCGCTGTGTTATTAGTGTACGGTTTTGTATTGATTCGTCAAATTTTTAGTGCCAATACTAAATTCAGTGAGGAAAAAGTATACGTTTATGTTCCAACGGGTTCTGATTATGAGGCGGTCAAAAAACTCATTTCACCTTATGTTGAAGACATGAAACGATTTGAATTGGTAGCTGGAAAAACCAGTTATCCAGAAAATGTGAAATCAGGACGATTTTTACTTAAAAACGGAATGAGTAGTTATGATTTGGTAAAAACGATGCGAATCAATGATCCTGTGAAATTGGCTTTCAACAACCAAGAGCGTTTAGAAAACTTAGCAGGTCGTGTGGGCTCACAAATCGAACCAGATAGTTTGTCTTTATTGACTACGTTTAAAGATTCGACTTTTCTTAAAGAAAACGGTTTTACAGAGGATAATGTTTTTGTAATGTTTATTGCCAATACTTATGAAGTATATTGGAACATTACAGCCGAAAAGTTTCGTGATAAAATGATCAAAGAATACCGTACTTTTTGGAATGAAAAAAGAACCCAACAAGCGGCTCAACAAGGTTTAACTCCTGTTACAGCAACGATTTTAGCTTCTATTGTTCATAAAGAATCGGTTAAAAAAGACGAAAGACCTCGTATCGCAGGAGTGTATTTGAACCGAATGAAACAAGGTATGCCGTTACAAGCAGATCCTACTGTGATTTATGCTTTGAAAAAGAAAAGCAATGATTTTAATCAAGTAATTAAGCGCGTGTTTTACAACGATTTGTTCTTGAATTCGCCTTACAATACCTATAAGAATATTGGTTTACCTCCAGGTCCAATTGCTATGCCTGATATCACAGCACTTGAAGCGGTTTTGGCACCTGAAAAACACAATTACATTTATTTTTGTGCTAGTGTAGATCGTTTTGGTTACCATGAGTTTGCTGCTACCTTGCCAGAACATAATATTAATGCCAAAAAGTATTCAGATTGGATCAACAATCAAGGTGTGAAACGATAA
- a CDS encoding GNAT family N-acetyltransferase, translating into MNTLKGNTIYLRALEPNDLEFVYAMENDQSIWEVSNTQTPYSRFLVKQYLENAHQDIYEAKQLRLAICKDQDFPAVGLIDLFEFDPKNNRAGIGIVIQSAGNRNQQIGSEALELLIRYSFYDLNLHQLYANISVENTASIALFTKFGFEKIGTKKDWILVNGSYKDEAIFQLINHKF; encoded by the coding sequence ATGAATACTTTAAAAGGAAACACGATTTATTTACGAGCTTTAGAACCTAATGACTTGGAGTTTGTGTATGCTATGGAAAACGACCAAAGCATCTGGGAAGTGAGCAACACCCAAACGCCTTACAGTCGATTCTTGGTCAAGCAGTATTTAGAAAATGCCCATCAAGACATCTATGAAGCCAAACAATTGCGGTTAGCGATATGTAAGGACCAAGATTTTCCTGCGGTTGGACTCATTGATTTGTTTGAATTTGACCCCAAAAATAATAGAGCAGGAATTGGAATCGTTATTCAGTCAGCAGGGAATAGAAATCAGCAAATAGGTTCTGAAGCTTTAGAACTTTTGATTCGGTATTCTTTTTATGACTTGAATTTACATCAGCTTTATGCAAATATAAGCGTTGAAAACACCGCTAGTATTGCTCTTTTTACTAAATTTGGCTTCGAAAAAATTGGAACAAAAAAAGATTGGATTTTAGTAAATGGTTCCTACAAAGACGAGGCTATCTTTCAGTTAATTAATCATAAATTTTAA
- the dapF gene encoding diaminopimelate epimerase, producing the protein MLLDFYKYQGTGNDFVMIDNRSLFFPKEDVALIERLCDRRFGIGADGLILLENDSDTDFRMVYYNSDGNESSMCGNGGRCLVAFAKQLNVIENATTFIATDGLHHASVASDGLVSLQMIDVNELKITPEFSFLNTGSPHHVQIVDDLEHYNVKENGAAIRYSDLYGKAGSNVNFVSQINEDTFAVRTYERGVEDETLACGTGVTAVAIAMNATGVTSSNAIHLNVEGGKLEVSFNQVGSQYTNVFLKGPAKFVFKGQIEI; encoded by the coding sequence ATGCTACTAGATTTTTATAAGTACCAAGGAACAGGAAACGATTTTGTAATGATTGATAATCGCTCTCTTTTTTTTCCAAAAGAGGATGTTGCTCTAATTGAGCGTTTATGCGATAGACGATTTGGAATTGGTGCGGATGGTTTGATTTTACTCGAAAATGATAGCGATACGGATTTTCGTATGGTTTACTATAATTCTGATGGGAATGAAAGTTCGATGTGCGGAAACGGAGGTCGTTGCTTGGTGGCTTTTGCAAAACAATTGAATGTAATTGAGAATGCCACAACTTTTATTGCCACCGATGGTTTACATCACGCTTCGGTAGCCTCAGATGGCTTGGTTTCTTTGCAGATGATAGATGTAAATGAATTAAAAATTACTCCCGAGTTTTCTTTTTTGAATACAGGTTCACCACATCATGTGCAAATTGTAGATGACCTTGAGCATTATAATGTAAAGGAAAATGGTGCCGCAATTCGTTATAGTGATTTGTATGGTAAGGCGGGTAGTAATGTTAATTTTGTTTCTCAAATAAACGAAGATACGTTTGCAGTTCGCACATACGAGCGTGGTGTAGAAGATGAAACATTGGCTTGTGGTACAGGTGTTACAGCAGTTGCAATCGCGATGAACGCAACGGGAGTCACCTCTTCAAATGCTATTCATTTAAATGTAGAAGGAGGAAAGCTAGAAGTTTCCTTTAATCAAGTAGGAAGTCAGTATACCAATGTATTCTTGAAAGGACCTGCTAAATTCGTCTTTAAAGGTCAAATCGAAATCTAA
- a CDS encoding phytanoyl-CoA dioxygenase family protein, giving the protein MNTNHLLVAFRNRALGVKETTSNWTHEIEYLYKRGVGIDEALHYLYFEKPSIEEFEHWVNEKETKLLPSVAEVGNVLNDEELTFFETNGYIILPNAISKADCAATQQLIWEFLGMHPEQPDTWYQSHPQQRGMMVNFFDHPLLEKNRASARIKKAFEQLYQSEAIYKTIDKISFNPPVTSNYVFKGDGLHWDVSLQLPIPFRLQGLIYLSDCGPQDGAFHCVPGFHLKIASWMEQIPEGVHPRAHALATLQSKTISATAGDMVIWHQALPHCATPNYGTSPRMVQYLSYISEWHEEAKEWV; this is encoded by the coding sequence ATGAACACCAATCACTTACTTGTTGCTTTCAGAAATAGAGCTTTAGGAGTCAAAGAAACGACCTCAAACTGGACTCATGAAATAGAATATTTGTACAAAAGAGGAGTAGGAATTGATGAAGCCTTGCATTATTTGTACTTTGAAAAACCATCTATTGAAGAATTTGAGCATTGGGTCAATGAAAAAGAAACTAAATTACTTCCATCAGTTGCAGAAGTTGGTAACGTTTTAAATGATGAGGAACTTACTTTTTTTGAAACCAATGGGTATATTATTTTGCCAAATGCGATTTCAAAAGCGGATTGTGCTGCGACTCAACAGCTGATTTGGGAGTTTTTGGGAATGCATCCAGAACAACCTGATACTTGGTACCAAAGCCATCCACAACAACGCGGAATGATGGTTAATTTTTTTGACCATCCGTTGTTAGAAAAAAACAGAGCTTCAGCCAGAATCAAGAAAGCTTTCGAACAGCTTTATCAGTCTGAAGCTATTTACAAAACCATCGATAAAATAAGTTTTAACCCACCCGTTACGTCAAATTATGTTTTCAAAGGAGATGGTTTACATTGGGATGTGAGTTTGCAATTGCCCATCCCGTTTCGATTGCAAGGCTTGATTTATTTATCAGATTGTGGACCACAAGATGGTGCTTTCCATTGTGTGCCTGGTTTCCATCTTAAGATTGCTTCTTGGATGGAGCAGATTCCCGAAGGTGTTCATCCGAGAGCGCACGCTTTAGCAACACTACAATCCAAGACGATTTCTGCTACTGCAGGCGATATGGTGATTTGGCATCAAGCCCTGCCGCATTGCGCAACTCCAAATTACGGTACTTCGCCACGTATGGTGCAATATCTAAGTTATATTAGTGAATGGCATGAAGAAGCTAAAGAGTGGGTTTAA
- a CDS encoding DUF2279 domain-containing protein produces the protein MFRLLLFFWSTFGLFAQEAPNSFFTPSDSLNIQRRNAVIITETVLGGATLVGLNQLWYADYPKSNFHFINDNSEWLQMDKIGHLYSAYHLGRFGAEALQWSGVRKQDQLIYGATLGFSFLSIVEVMDGYSAEWGASSGDILANALGTGLYVSQELLWKEQRITPKFSFHTTSFAAQNPNKLGSTFSEQLLKDYNGQTYWLSVNMHSFFKGSKIPKWLNLAFGYGADGMLSGIDAKDQRYRQFYLSFDVDLTKITTKNSFLKTLFSVFNTIKVPAPTLSYSTHTGFKAHSLYF, from the coding sequence ATGTTTCGATTGCTACTTTTTTTTTGGAGCACTTTTGGGCTTTTTGCACAAGAGGCTCCAAACTCTTTTTTTACCCCATCCGATTCTTTAAATATTCAAAGAAGAAACGCTGTTATCATTACTGAAACGGTGTTGGGAGGTGCTACTTTGGTAGGACTGAATCAACTTTGGTACGCGGATTATCCCAAATCAAATTTTCATTTTATTAATGATAATTCTGAGTGGTTGCAGATGGACAAAATAGGACATTTGTACTCAGCTTATCATTTGGGACGTTTTGGAGCCGAAGCTTTGCAATGGAGCGGCGTTCGAAAACAAGATCAGTTGATTTATGGCGCTACTTTAGGTTTTTCCTTTTTGTCTATTGTCGAAGTGATGGATGGTTATTCTGCAGAATGGGGAGCTTCATCTGGTGATATTTTGGCCAATGCGCTTGGAACAGGACTTTACGTTTCGCAAGAGTTGCTTTGGAAGGAACAACGAATTACTCCTAAATTTTCTTTTCATACTACTTCATTTGCTGCACAAAATCCCAATAAATTAGGCAGCACTTTTTCAGAACAACTTCTTAAAGATTACAACGGGCAAACCTATTGGTTATCGGTCAATATGCATTCTTTTTTCAAAGGATCTAAAATTCCAAAATGGTTGAACCTAGCATTTGGATACGGGGCTGACGGGATGCTCTCAGGAATTGATGCAAAAGATCAACGATACAGACAGTTTTATCTTAGTTTTGATGTTGATTTAACGAAAATTACTACTAAAAATTCTTTTTTAAAGACCCTTTTTTCGGTTTTTAACACCATAAAAGTACCTGCTCCAACTTTGTCATATAGCACTCACACTGGCTTTAAGGCACACTCCTTGTACTTTTAA
- a CDS encoding Lrp/AsnC family transcriptional regulator, with protein MNIDETDKKILRLLQANAHLTLKDIANQINLSLTPVHDRVKRLEKEGVIDKYVTVLNKKKLGKNLTVFCQVTLVKQTFDISEAFNEAILNLPEVVECDFVSGSFDYLLKVVLPDMESYHHFHQKKLSVLPEVSLINSFFIISEVKSTTVLPI; from the coding sequence ATGAATATAGATGAAACCGACAAAAAAATCTTACGGCTTTTGCAAGCTAACGCGCATTTGACGTTAAAAGACATTGCAAATCAAATAAATTTGTCTTTAACGCCAGTTCACGATCGTGTGAAACGTCTTGAAAAAGAGGGAGTTATTGATAAATATGTTACGGTACTCAATAAGAAAAAGTTGGGTAAGAATTTGACGGTTTTTTGTCAAGTCACGTTGGTAAAACAAACGTTTGACATCTCGGAGGCTTTTAATGAAGCGATTCTGAATTTGCCTGAAGTAGTGGAATGTGATTTTGTTTCGGGTAGTTTTGATTATTTGCTCAAAGTGGTGTTGCCTGATATGGAAAGTTACCACCATTTTCATCAAAAGAAATTATCGGTGTTGCCCGAGGTTAGTTTGATCAATAGTTTCTTTATCATTTCTGAAGTGAAAAGCACAACGGTGTTACCGATTTAA
- a CDS encoding peptidoglycan-binding protein LysM: MIKKWYFFLSLMGIVTFLSLGFKNEKKSLSPVVQPVEKETTISAFPSNETSIADIPFTKNLFVGFKEAIAHKESRGKYQKVNSFGYLGKYQFGVQTLRAIGVQNNHHFLNNPALQEKAFIALLSKNKSLLQSVIEKHEGSVIDGILITESGILAAAHLAGAGTVKKFFRHNGKRYFRDAYGTSLRSYLKAFGGYDTSVIVANSNATVHSI; this comes from the coding sequence ATGATAAAGAAATGGTATTTTTTCTTGAGTTTAATGGGTATTGTTACCTTTTTAAGCTTAGGTTTTAAAAACGAAAAAAAGAGCCTCAGTCCAGTGGTTCAACCTGTAGAAAAGGAAACTACAATTTCAGCTTTTCCTTCCAACGAAACGTCTATTGCAGACATTCCCTTTACCAAGAATTTATTTGTAGGCTTCAAAGAAGCTATTGCTCACAAAGAATCTAGAGGTAAATATCAAAAAGTAAATTCTTTTGGTTACTTAGGGAAATATCAATTTGGTGTGCAAACACTTCGAGCGATTGGTGTACAAAACAATCATCATTTTTTAAACAATCCAGCATTACAAGAAAAAGCCTTTATTGCGCTTTTGTCCAAAAACAAATCCTTGTTGCAATCGGTTATCGAGAAGCACGAAGGAAGTGTCATTGATGGAATTTTGATTACCGAGTCTGGTATTTTGGCTGCCGCACATTTGGCAGGAGCCGGAACAGTAAAGAAATTTTTCAGACACAACGGCAAAAGGTATTTCCGTGATGCTTATGGAACTTCATTACGAAGTTATTTAAAAGCTTTTGGAGGTTACGACACCTCAGTTATTGTTGCTAACAGTAACGCAACAGTACATTCGATTTAA
- the ald gene encoding alanine dehydrogenase: MIIGVPKEIKNNENRVALTPAGVAEFKKQGHTVYVQTNAGINSGFGDQSYIDAGASILPTIEAVYDIAEMIIKVKEPIASEYPLIKKDQLLFTYFHFASSEPLTHAMLERGAVCLAYETVEKADRSLPLLVPMSEVAGRMSIQEGAKYLEKPMKGKGILLGGVPGVPPANVVVLGGGIVGTQAARMAAGFGARVTIMDVSLPRLRYLSDVMPANVVTQMSNHYNICEAIKTADLVIGGVLIPGAKAPHLITRDMLKLMSPGTVVVDVAVDQGGCIETCKPTTHEDPTFIIDDIVHYCVANMPGAVPYTSTLALTNATLPYAIQLANKGWRKACEENKELKLGLNVANGKVVYRGVAEAWDLPLHEVESVLAEEAVC; encoded by the coding sequence ATGATTATTGGTGTTCCAAAAGAAATCAAAAATAACGAAAACCGAGTAGCTCTTACACCAGCTGGTGTAGCCGAATTCAAAAAACAAGGGCATACCGTATATGTACAAACCAATGCTGGAATCAACAGCGGTTTTGGGGATCAATCTTATATAGATGCAGGAGCATCCATTCTTCCAACTATAGAAGCAGTGTATGACATTGCTGAAATGATCATAAAAGTAAAAGAGCCAATCGCTTCTGAATATCCTTTGATTAAAAAAGACCAATTATTATTCACTTATTTCCACTTTGCTTCTTCTGAGCCGTTAACACACGCAATGTTAGAGCGTGGTGCAGTTTGTTTGGCTTACGAAACGGTAGAAAAAGCAGATCGTAGCTTGCCTTTATTAGTACCAATGTCTGAAGTAGCGGGACGTATGTCTATCCAAGAAGGAGCTAAATATTTAGAAAAACCAATGAAAGGAAAAGGAATCCTTTTAGGTGGTGTACCAGGTGTTCCTCCAGCAAACGTAGTAGTTTTAGGTGGTGGAATCGTAGGAACTCAAGCAGCTAGAATGGCCGCTGGTTTCGGAGCTAGAGTAACCATTATGGACGTAAGCTTACCACGTTTGAGATATTTGTCTGATGTAATGCCAGCTAACGTAGTAACTCAAATGTCAAATCATTACAACATTTGCGAAGCGATCAAAACAGCCGATTTAGTAATTGGTGGTGTATTGATTCCTGGAGCCAAAGCGCCTCACTTAATCACTCGCGATATGCTAAAATTAATGAGTCCTGGAACCGTAGTAGTAGACGTAGCCGTTGACCAAGGAGGTTGTATCGAAACTTGTAAACCAACCACTCACGAAGACCCAACGTTCATCATCGATGATATTGTTCACTATTGTGTGGCCAATATGCCAGGTGCTGTGCCTTACACTTCAACTTTAGCGTTGACCAATGCGACTTTGCCTTACGCAATTCAATTGGCCAACAAAGGATGGAGAAAAGCCTGCGAAGAAAACAAAGAATTAAAATTAGGATTGAACGTAGCCAACGGAAAAGTAGTATACCGTGGCGTTGCCGAAGCTTGGGATTTACCTTTGCACGAAGTAGAAAGCGTTCTAGCAGAAGAAGCTGTTTGCTAA